A section of the Persephonella sp. genome encodes:
- a CDS encoding peroxiredoxin — translation MEEIRIPVIGEKFPEIEVKTTHGVKKLPDDYKGKWFVLFSHPADFTPVCTTEFVAFQKRKDKFDELNCELIGLSVDQVFSHIKWVEWIKEKTGVEITFPIIADDMGQVAQRLGMIHPKKGTNTVRAVFIVDDKGIIRLILYYPQEVGRNIDEIVRAVKALQTTDKYGVATPANWPENELVKDHVIVPPATSEEEAKERLKKAEAGEIECFDWWFCHKTL, via the coding sequence ATGGAAGAAATCAGAATTCCAGTGATTGGTGAAAAATTTCCAGAAATTGAAGTAAAAACAACCCATGGAGTTAAAAAACTGCCTGACGACTATAAAGGAAAATGGTTTGTCCTTTTTAGCCATCCTGCAGACTTTACTCCTGTATGCACAACAGAGTTTGTTGCATTCCAGAAAAGAAAAGATAAGTTTGATGAGCTCAACTGTGAGCTTATAGGACTTTCTGTTGACCAGGTATTTTCCCATATCAAATGGGTAGAATGGATTAAAGAAAAAACAGGAGTAGAAATTACATTCCCAATCATAGCTGATGACATGGGACAGGTTGCTCAAAGACTGGGGATGATACACCCTAAAAAAGGAACAAATACTGTAAGGGCAGTATTCATAGTTGATGACAAAGGTATCATAAGACTTATTCTCTACTATCCACAAGAAGTCGGTAGAAATATTGATGAAATTGTTAGAGCTGTAAAAGCTCTACAAACAACTGATAAATACGGTGTTGCTACACCTGCTAACTGGCCTGAAAACGAACTTGTTAAAGACCATGTTATTGTTCCACCGGCAACAAGTGAAGAAGAAGCAAAAGAAAGACTCAAAAAAGCTGAAGCCGGTGAAATTGAATGCTTTGACTGGTGGTTCTGTCACAAAACATTATAA
- a CDS encoding segregation/condensation protein A yields MNTEKVEKHPFDIVLKLMINGEIDPWNVDIVELADKYLQEIKKMHIPDLRLASKALAAAALLLKMKADALDLGKEEETEEKISRKRVFGIKRFYTIDEIAHVLKKYIAPVIEFKPKRKYTRRKGYKRKPKTLEIPLFHATLEETIEALEKEFEQLEGFITLSELNHPNKAQAFVALLFLNYEGVINIYQEEEFGEIYIEKNQQKLQKIA; encoded by the coding sequence ATGAACACAGAAAAAGTTGAAAAACACCCATTTGATATTGTTTTGAAACTAATGATAAATGGTGAAATTGACCCGTGGAATGTTGATATAGTTGAACTGGCAGATAAGTATCTTCAGGAAATAAAAAAGATGCATATTCCAGACCTTAGACTTGCTTCAAAAGCCCTTGCAGCTGCTGCATTGCTGCTTAAGATGAAGGCTGATGCTTTAGACCTTGGAAAAGAGGAAGAGACAGAAGAAAAAATTTCCAGAAAAAGAGTTTTTGGTATAAAAAGATTTTACACAATTGATGAGATTGCCCATGTGCTTAAGAAATATATAGCCCCTGTAATTGAGTTTAAGCCAAAAAGAAAATACACCAGAAGAAAAGGCTATAAAAGAAAACCTAAAACACTTGAAATTCCTTTATTCCATGCAACACTGGAGGAAACTATAGAAGCCCTTGAAAAAGAGTTTGAACAGCTTGAAGGATTTATAACCCTTTCGGAGCTTAATCATCCAAATAAGGCACAGGCATTTGTTGCCCTTTTATTCCTGAACTACGAAGGTGTAATCAATATTTATCAAGAAGAAGAGTTTGGAGAAATATATATAGAGAAAAATCAGCAAAAATTGCAAAAAATAGCTTAA
- a CDS encoding universal stress protein: MINRILVGIDGSKSSWVAADYGIYFSVKLKRPVVGIHIVDIRLLETPFIEDLAGALGFSVYADLTPKLKEILDERGKVLLDEFAQKCREKGGDCSIAQAFGIVANELVDMADPEDLLIVGKTGIHNKFAPLFLGSTSEAVARKAKCPVMITTDKFMEIKNVILAFDGREKSIHAAQYLNEFAKEIGVENITVISVLEEPSPQKEEHLKELLKNYLNLNYTHTFKYGYPDEKLEEYIVENKDKYQLVVMGAYGESRIKELILGSTTSYIMHKSPIPVLLIK; the protein is encoded by the coding sequence ATGATTAACAGGATACTGGTTGGAATTGATGGTTCAAAAAGTTCATGGGTTGCTGCAGATTACGGAATTTATTTTTCAGTTAAACTAAAAAGGCCTGTTGTTGGTATTCATATAGTTGATATAAGACTTCTTGAAACACCATTTATAGAGGATTTAGCCGGTGCGTTAGGTTTTAGCGTTTATGCAGATTTAACTCCTAAACTAAAGGAAATACTTGATGAAAGGGGAAAGGTCTTACTTGATGAATTTGCCCAAAAGTGCAGAGAGAAAGGTGGAGATTGCTCCATAGCTCAGGCCTTTGGTATAGTAGCAAATGAACTTGTTGATATGGCAGATCCGGAAGACTTGTTAATCGTAGGTAAAACAGGAATACACAACAAATTTGCACCGTTATTTTTAGGTTCAACATCTGAAGCTGTAGCAAGAAAAGCAAAATGTCCGGTTATGATAACCACCGATAAATTTATGGAAATTAAAAATGTTATTCTGGCATTTGATGGCAGGGAAAAATCTATCCATGCAGCCCAGTATCTAAATGAGTTTGCGAAAGAAATTGGAGTAGAAAATATCACTGTAATCTCAGTTTTAGAAGAACCATCTCCACAGAAAGAAGAACATTTAAAGGAATTACTTAAAAACTATCTAAATCTGAACTACACCCATACATTCAAATATGGATATCCAGATGAAAAATTGGAAGAATACATCGTTGAGAATAAAGATAAATACCAGCTTGTTGTAATGGGTGCCTATGGAGAAAGTAGAATAAAAGAGCTTATTCTTGGAAGCACAACATCCTATATAATGCATAAATCTCCTATACCTGTTCTTTTAATCAAATAA
- the lpxK gene encoding tetraacyldisaccharide 4'-kinase has translation MFKILSQIYEKLALLRRWLYDKKVFKTWKLPVPVISVGNLSVGGTGKTPVTIAIAKQLQTKGYNVCVLSRGYKRKTKGTVMVSDGEKIFTKWQDAGDEPYLIATYKIPVVVSESRYEAGIKAIELFKPDIFILDDGFQHYQLYRNINILVIDATRPFWEDKPLPAGRLREPIETYKYADLFVINRFEKVKNKEQFLKKLEEFNKPFFITEENFQHLTDLKSDIPIVSLKNKKIGVFAGLGNNQQFFSTVETLSRKYNFQVLHKISFPDHYDYPVLELPGNVNTWITTEKDIIKLKPETIKKYKIFALKYELKLPEKMMEFINSRINPKRK, from the coding sequence ATGTTTAAAATTCTATCCCAAATTTATGAAAAATTAGCACTTTTAAGAAGATGGTTATATGATAAAAAAGTTTTTAAAACATGGAAACTTCCTGTTCCTGTAATATCTGTAGGAAACCTGTCTGTTGGAGGAACCGGGAAAACTCCTGTTACTATAGCCATTGCAAAACAGCTACAAACAAAAGGATACAATGTATGTGTTTTATCCAGAGGCTATAAAAGAAAAACAAAAGGCACTGTTATGGTATCTGATGGAGAAAAAATATTTACAAAATGGCAGGATGCAGGAGATGAGCCTTATCTTATAGCAACTTATAAAATTCCTGTTGTGGTTTCAGAAAGCAGATATGAAGCCGGAATAAAGGCTATAGAACTATTTAAGCCAGATATTTTTATTCTTGATGATGGCTTTCAGCACTACCAGCTTTATAGGAATATTAATATTCTTGTGATAGATGCAACAAGACCATTTTGGGAAGATAAACCTCTTCCTGCAGGAAGATTAAGAGAACCAATTGAAACTTACAAATACGCAGATTTATTTGTTATAAACAGATTTGAAAAAGTTAAAAATAAAGAGCAATTTTTAAAAAAGCTTGAAGAATTTAACAAACCATTTTTTATAACAGAAGAAAATTTTCAGCATCTAACAGATTTAAAAAGTGATATTCCGATTGTGAGTTTAAAAAATAAAAAGATAGGTGTTTTTGCAGGTCTTGGAAATAATCAGCAGTTTTTTTCTACAGTAGAAACTTTATCAAGAAAATATAATTTTCAGGTCTTGCATAAAATATCTTTTCCTGACCATTATGACTATCCTGTTCTTGAACTGCCCGGGAATGTTAATACATGGATTACAACAGAAAAAGACATTATAAAATTAAAGCCTGAAACAATCAAAAAATATAAAATCTTTGCGTTAAAATATGAGTTAAAATTACCTGAAAAGATGATGGAATTTATTAACAGCAGGATTAATCCGAAAAGAAAGTAA
- a CDS encoding prephenate dehydrogenase/arogenate dehydrogenase family protein gives MEKDFGGFKNILIIGLGLIGGSIALSLKKEGYQGKIYGFDLSKDRVKKAIELGAIDEGWTKLEDIPWDKIDLVILSTPVRTFKEIAKKIKPFLKKDTVVTDVGSVKGDLVKQLEKILSPVKFIGAHPIAGTEKEGVENAVIGLFKNKKLILTINEEDEATKRLEKFWTDLGSKVEVMDADTHDFVFAAVSHLSHAVAFALVDALISLSKETGIDLFLYPGAGFKDFTRIAASSPNVWKDIFIENKENVLHTIDEFIKSIEKLRELIVQGDEERLIKLLSESREKRLSLEKN, from the coding sequence TTGGAGAAAGATTTCGGCGGTTTTAAAAATATCCTTATTATCGGTTTAGGTCTTATCGGAGGGTCAATTGCCTTATCTCTCAAAAAAGAAGGCTATCAAGGGAAAATATACGGGTTTGATTTAAGCAAAGACAGGGTTAAAAAAGCTATTGAACTTGGGGCAATTGATGAAGGCTGGACAAAATTAGAAGATATTCCCTGGGATAAGATAGACCTTGTGATTCTTTCAACTCCTGTTCGCACATTTAAAGAAATAGCAAAGAAAATAAAACCGTTTTTAAAAAAAGATACTGTTGTTACAGATGTTGGTAGTGTTAAAGGAGACCTTGTAAAACAGCTTGAGAAAATACTATCCCCTGTGAAATTTATAGGGGCACATCCTATAGCCGGAACAGAAAAAGAAGGTGTTGAAAATGCAGTAATAGGTTTATTCAAAAACAAAAAACTCATACTAACCATAAATGAAGAAGACGAAGCTACAAAAAGACTTGAAAAATTCTGGACAGACTTAGGCTCAAAAGTTGAAGTTATGGATGCAGACACCCATGATTTTGTATTTGCAGCAGTATCACACCTGTCCCATGCAGTGGCATTTGCACTGGTTGATGCTCTTATATCTTTATCAAAAGAGACAGGTATTGACCTATTTTTATATCCGGGGGCTGGTTTTAAGGATTTTACCCGTATTGCAGCAAGCTCTCCTAATGTCTGGAAGGATATTTTTATTGAAAATAAAGAAAATGTCCTGCATACTATAGATGAATTTATAAAATCAATAGAGAAATTGAGGGAATTAATAGTACAGGGGGATGAGGAGCGGTTAATAAAACTGCTCTCAGAGAGCAGAGAAAAAAGATTATCACTTGAAAAAAATTAA
- the carA gene encoding glutamine-hydrolyzing carbamoyl-phosphate synthase small subunit: MEKAILALEDGHFFYGIAFSGLDQKETGGEVIFNTSITGYQEILTDPSYKGQIVVMTPSEIGNYGTNPEDIESEKVHVNGFVIKDLSQIYSNWRANKSLKEYLDENGVIGIYGIDTRALVRIIRKYGVMKGYIGIGDISPVEAVKKARSIPDISELDLVSKVSHKEVYKWTEGSWIWPEGYTKKTEFKYRVAVIDYGIKRNILRLMVDRGLELTVFPHTVEAEEIIKFSPDGIFLSNGPGDPAILHYQIEQIKKLIKTDIPMFGICLGHQLLSWAIGGRTYKLEFGHHGGNHPVKNLKTGKVEITAQNHNYATDPSSLPENVEITHINLNDDTIEGIRLTDRPVFSIQHHPEASPGPHDSHYIFDEFVKLIEETKR, translated from the coding sequence ATGGAAAAAGCCATCCTTGCCTTAGAAGATGGTCACTTCTTTTATGGAATTGCTTTTTCAGGTTTAGACCAGAAGGAAACAGGCGGAGAAGTTATATTTAATACATCAATTACAGGATATCAAGAAATCCTCACAGACCCATCTTATAAGGGTCAGATTGTCGTTATGACCCCTTCTGAGATAGGTAATTACGGAACTAACCCTGAAGATATAGAATCAGAAAAGGTTCATGTCAATGGTTTTGTTATAAAAGATTTATCCCAGATATACTCAAACTGGCGTGCAAATAAGTCTCTAAAAGAGTATCTTGATGAAAATGGCGTTATAGGCATTTACGGAATTGATACAAGGGCACTGGTCCGAATTATAAGAAAATATGGTGTAATGAAAGGATATATTGGCATCGGGGATATATCTCCTGTTGAAGCAGTAAAAAAAGCCCGTTCTATTCCGGATATTTCTGAGTTAGACCTTGTTTCAAAGGTAAGCCATAAAGAAGTTTATAAATGGACTGAGGGCAGCTGGATCTGGCCGGAAGGATATACAAAGAAAACAGAATTTAAATACAGGGTTGCCGTTATAGATTACGGGATAAAAAGAAATATCCTCAGGCTTATGGTTGATAGAGGTCTTGAATTAACTGTTTTCCCTCACACAGTTGAAGCAGAAGAGATAATAAAATTCTCGCCGGATGGAATATTCCTGTCTAACGGTCCCGGAGACCCTGCAATACTTCATTATCAGATTGAACAGATTAAAAAGCTAATCAAGACAGATATCCCTATGTTTGGTATATGTCTCGGGCATCAGCTACTTTCCTGGGCTATAGGTGGAAGAACATACAAACTGGAATTTGGACATCATGGGGGAAACCATCCTGTAAAAAATCTGAAAACAGGAAAAGTGGAAATCACAGCCCAGAACCATAACTATGCAACAGACCCTTCTTCCTTACCTGAAAATGTTGAAATCACTCATATTAATCTAAATGATGATACTATAGAGGGAATAAGACTTACTGATAGACCTGTATTTTCTATACAGCACCATCCAGAAGCCTCACCAGGCCCCCATGACTCACATTACATATTTGATGAATTTGTAAAGCTTATAGAGGAAACAAAAAGATAA
- a CDS encoding TrkH family potassium uptake protein, producing the protein MKNFRFKPVYKYLTFMLFMLSLLTFIPPMVYSLYVEDKEILSFIVPIFISLFLFSLSAPIKTQKLTEKEALFIAVSVWFLFPALTSISYVISGYIPDPINAYFESVSGFTTTGASILTNIEILPKSILFMRNLTNWVGGLGFAVFAVSFLSTKLPIGKAIVKFESSKIVEEKIEPRVKEVTKIVFSVYILLTATQIILMKIAGVKWYDAFTFTFATVATGGFAPYNQSAGVFNSFPVEVIITVFMILGAINLQLYYLILKKKSLKVFFKDQEVIVYLSIIGLSVLFATLILYIKGYYHNVYDSFRFSLFQIVSAATTTGFSTTDYSNWHYSVLALMMIIALIGAVGGSTGGGIKVYRLIVIGKTIYGEIKRIAHPKVVYKLIIKGKPVNSSTLNMFWAFLSLYLFTVLIGGFILTLGDHDLITSFSASIACITSLGPGLADVGPASNFAGFNDFEKLILSFEMIFGRLEIIPVISLLFFKEL; encoded by the coding sequence ATGAAGAACTTTAGGTTCAAACCTGTATATAAATATCTAACCTTTATGCTGTTTATGCTTTCCCTTCTTACATTTATACCTCCAATGGTATATTCACTGTATGTAGAAGATAAAGAAATACTTTCATTTATTGTCCCTATTTTTATATCTTTGTTTTTGTTTTCCCTGTCTGCTCCTATCAAAACCCAAAAATTAACAGAAAAGGAAGCCCTTTTTATTGCCGTTTCTGTTTGGTTTTTATTCCCTGCTTTAACATCAATAAGTTATGTTATCAGTGGATATATTCCTGACCCTATAAATGCATATTTTGAATCAGTTTCAGGGTTTACCACAACAGGTGCTTCTATACTAACGAATATAGAGATTTTACCCAAAAGCATTTTATTTATGAGAAATCTTACAAACTGGGTTGGTGGACTGGGATTTGCTGTTTTTGCTGTTTCTTTTCTTTCAACAAAACTTCCTATTGGCAAAGCAATAGTAAAATTTGAATCCTCAAAGATAGTAGAAGAAAAAATTGAACCCCGGGTCAAAGAGGTTACAAAAATTGTTTTTAGTGTTTATATCCTGCTAACAGCCACCCAAATAATCTTAATGAAAATAGCCGGTGTAAAGTGGTATGATGCTTTTACTTTTACATTTGCTACAGTTGCTACAGGTGGGTTTGCTCCTTACAATCAAAGTGCAGGGGTATTTAATAGTTTCCCTGTGGAAGTAATTATCACAGTATTTATGATTTTAGGTGCAATAAACCTTCAGCTATATTACCTGATACTTAAGAAAAAATCCTTAAAAGTGTTTTTCAAAGACCAGGAAGTTATCGTTTATCTGTCTATAATTGGACTATCCGTTTTATTTGCAACATTAATCCTATATATAAAGGGTTATTACCATAATGTATATGACAGCTTTAGATTTTCTCTTTTTCAAATAGTATCTGCAGCCACAACAACAGGATTTTCCACCACCGATTATTCAAACTGGCATTATTCTGTGCTTGCTCTTATGATGATTATTGCTCTTATTGGGGCTGTTGGAGGGTCTACAGGAGGGGGTATAAAGGTTTATAGATTAATAGTTATAGGGAAAACCATTTATGGAGAGATTAAAAGAATAGCCCATCCAAAAGTTGTTTATAAACTAATCATAAAAGGTAAACCTGTTAATAGTTCTACCCTAAATATGTTCTGGGCTTTTTTATCCCTTTATCTGTTTACCGTTCTGATTGGTGGATTTATTCTTACTTTAGGTGACCATGACCTAATTACATCTTTCTCTGCTTCTATTGCCTGTATAACAAGTTTAGGCCCCGGCCTTGCAGATGTGGGACCGGCTTCTAACTTTGCAGGTTTTAATGATTTTGAGAAACTAATTCTTTCTTTTGAAATGATTTTCGGAAGACTTGAAATTATTCCAGTTATAAGCCTTCTATTTTTCAAAGAACTTTAA
- a CDS encoding NAD-binding protein produces the protein MKICIIGAGVVGSYIARKLSQEGYDIAIIDKDKEKIEDIQRTLDVASYNCDAFSEGCIEHLQDYDLFVVVTNNDAINLSIALMLKAVFKKDKILVRIDEEILSKSEIENFLGIEIVNAFNEIIKNIETVIRYPFMEFFNEFEQGRFLIFSYKVSNEDGFVNRSISEFNAIREEIPFTIALIERDGKVYIPSGKKVLLKDDIIYVLLEKKYLDDFIEKFKIQNKPVKTIHFLGLSRRGFGIIKRLSQQGNFQIKVYEPDIKLCEKAAEEFPDVTVIHTKLVDEETLKSEGIGEADLVISASYREENILACMLAKRLGAKKVLALLEHPEYEDMARILGIDIPLIARKILARRVYRRIRHKGLVDTFELIKNIDVSEIPVDKKKAGKKVEEISSGNFVILGIKRYDQMYIAKGNTVLEEGDILIVLEKEEDEEL, from the coding sequence ATGAAGATATGTATTATAGGAGCTGGAGTAGTAGGTAGCTACATAGCCAGGAAACTATCCCAGGAAGGCTATGATATTGCAATAATAGACAAAGATAAAGAAAAAATAGAAGATATACAACGAACACTGGATGTGGCTTCTTATAATTGTGATGCCTTTAGTGAAGGTTGTATAGAACATCTTCAGGATTATGACTTGTTTGTGGTTGTTACTAACAATGATGCTATTAATCTCTCTATTGCCCTAATGTTAAAAGCTGTTTTCAAAAAAGATAAAATCTTAGTCCGTATAGATGAGGAAATCCTCTCTAAATCAGAGATAGAAAATTTCCTTGGAATAGAAATTGTCAATGCATTTAATGAAATCATAAAAAATATAGAGACTGTAATTAGATATCCATTTATGGAATTTTTTAATGAATTTGAACAGGGTAGATTTTTAATCTTCAGTTATAAAGTTTCTAATGAAGATGGATTTGTCAACAGAAGTATTTCAGAATTCAATGCTATCCGTGAGGAAATTCCATTTACAATTGCCCTTATAGAAAGGGATGGTAAGGTTTATATACCTTCAGGCAAAAAAGTTTTACTTAAAGATGATATCATCTATGTTCTTCTTGAAAAAAAATATTTAGATGATTTCATAGAAAAATTCAAAATCCAAAATAAACCTGTAAAAACCATACATTTTTTAGGACTATCCAGAAGAGGATTTGGAATTATAAAAAGACTGTCTCAACAGGGAAATTTTCAGATAAAGGTTTATGAACCTGATATAAAACTGTGTGAGAAAGCTGCAGAAGAATTTCCGGATGTCACAGTGATACACACAAAACTCGTAGATGAAGAGACCTTAAAATCCGAAGGTATAGGGGAAGCTGACCTTGTTATAAGTGCAAGTTACCGTGAAGAAAATATTCTTGCATGTATGCTTGCCAAAAGATTAGGTGCAAAAAAAGTTCTTGCCCTTCTTGAACATCCTGAATATGAGGACATGGCAAGAATTCTTGGAATAGATATACCGTTGATAGCCAGAAAAATATTAGCCAGAAGGGTTTACAGAAGAATAAGACATAAAGGTCTGGTGGATACATTTGAACTTATTAAAAATATAGATGTTTCAGAAATTCCTGTTGACAAGAAAAAAGCCGGTAAAAAAGTTGAAGAAATTTCTTCCGGTAATTTTGTAATACTCGGGATTAAAAGATATGACCAGATGTATATAGCTAAGGGAAATACTGTATTGGAAGAAGGAGATATCCTTATAGTCTTAGAAAAGGAAGAAGATGAAGAACTTTAG
- a CDS encoding cation diffusion facilitator family transporter: MTHTNNQLAKEKWALGSLILNTSLTVLKFVFAVFTGSLALMAEAIHSFSDLVASLISLISVKIAAKKSSEFPYGLYKIENIASIVISFFLFFAAYEIIKEAFFSHEERIVQHTQWAILVMVIAMITTLIYSRLEMKAAKELNSPVLKADAEHIWADFLSSVVVVIGLIGTYLGYNLDKYAAAIVALFIFHSGWDIFKSGLKVLLDVSLDKEELEKIKKIIYENPAVVDIKHIRGRVAGSFKFLDIELLLHNYSLRETHRIVDEIEKKLKTEIPNIDSVFIHYEPVRQKGFRVAFLLDENQQITDFKNAKKIVIADITEDGKVQTNSSLNVEPNEEEIGEILSKINIDIVVASYHPEEFSVRWNLTKAGVMVWETNKKNFDEALNEIINSYMEFNRKKEKEND; encoded by the coding sequence ATGACACACACAAATAACCAGTTAGCCAAAGAAAAGTGGGCTTTAGGCTCTCTCATATTAAACACAAGCTTAACAGTCCTAAAATTTGTTTTTGCTGTTTTTACAGGCTCCTTGGCTCTTATGGCTGAGGCTATACACTCTTTTTCTGACCTTGTGGCCTCTTTGATTTCTTTAATCAGTGTAAAAATTGCAGCCAAAAAATCATCAGAATTCCCTTACGGGCTTTATAAAATTGAAAATATTGCCTCTATTGTAATTTCATTTTTTTTATTTTTTGCTGCCTATGAAATTATAAAAGAGGCCTTTTTCTCCCATGAGGAAAGGATAGTCCAGCATACCCAGTGGGCAATACTTGTTATGGTAATTGCAATGATTACCACTTTAATCTATTCCAGACTTGAAATGAAAGCTGCAAAAGAGCTGAACTCCCCTGTTTTAAAAGCAGATGCAGAGCATATATGGGCTGATTTTTTATCTTCGGTTGTTGTTGTTATAGGCCTGATTGGAACATACCTTGGATATAATCTGGATAAATATGCAGCTGCAATTGTTGCTTTATTTATCTTTCATAGTGGTTGGGACATTTTCAAATCGGGTCTTAAAGTGCTATTAGATGTTTCTCTGGATAAAGAAGAGCTGGAAAAAATCAAAAAAATCATTTATGAAAATCCTGCCGTAGTTGATATAAAACATATCAGAGGCAGAGTTGCCGGCAGTTTTAAGTTTCTGGATATAGAACTACTGCTTCATAATTATTCCCTGAGGGAAACACACAGAATAGTTGATGAAATTGAAAAGAAATTAAAAACAGAAATACCCAATATAGATTCTGTATTTATACATTATGAACCTGTAAGGCAAAAGGGGTTCAGGGTTGCATTTTTACTTGATGAAAACCAGCAGATAACAGATTTTAAAAATGCTAAAAAAATCGTAATTGCAGATATTACAGAAGATGGGAAAGTTCAAACCAATTCATCTTTAAATGTTGAACCGAATGAAGAAGAAATAGGGGAAATCTTATCAAAAATAAATATAGATATTGTTGTTGCTTCATATCACCCTGAAGAGTTTAGCGTCAGATGGAATCTTACAAAAGCAGGTGTTATGGTATGGGAAACTAATAAGAAAAATTTTGACGAAGCCCTTAATGAGATAATAAATTCATATATGGAATTCAATAGAAAAAAGGAGAAGGAAAATGATTAA
- a CDS encoding c-type cytochrome — protein sequence MKKLLSALLIAGVAVYGCQSKKEESKSSEQSNSGSVMETVKSGVSSVAEKAGEAANAAKEAAQNTVDAVKSGAQQAAQATKEAAESAANTAKEVASNAANKAGEAAQAVADKASEAAQKAGEMAKSAANKATETAASAANKAGEATSAAAEKAKETANEVAQKANEKVEAAKQAVAAAKIDGKKLFTEKGCAGCHQASVDTVGPALSKIAAAYKGKEEELLKFLKGEAKPIVDPAKFAVMQPNLNTTKAMSDEERKALADFILSH from the coding sequence ATGAAAAAACTTTTAAGCGCTCTTCTTATTGCGGGGGTGGCTGTTTACGGTTGCCAGAGCAAAAAGGAAGAAAGTAAAAGCTCAGAGCAATCAAACTCAGGCTCAGTAATGGAAACTGTTAAAAGTGGTGTTAGCAGTGTGGCAGAAAAAGCTGGAGAAGCTGCAAATGCTGCAAAAGAGGCTGCCCAAAACACTGTTGATGCTGTAAAATCTGGAGCACAACAGGCAGCTCAAGCAACAAAAGAAGCAGCTGAAAGTGCTGCAAATACAGCAAAAGAAGTTGCAAGCAACGCAGCTAATAAAGCAGGAGAAGCTGCACAGGCAGTAGCAGATAAAGCTTCAGAAGCTGCACAAAAAGCTGGTGAAATGGCAAAATCTGCTGCAAATAAAGCAACAGAAACAGCAGCTTCAGCAGCAAATAAAGCAGGAGAAGCAACTTCAGCTGCAGCAGAGAAAGCCAAAGAAACAGCAAATGAAGTTGCCCAAAAAGCCAATGAAAAAGTAGAAGCTGCGAAGCAGGCAGTAGCAGCAGCTAAAATAGATGGAAAAAAATTATTCACAGAAAAAGGCTGTGCAGGATGTCACCAGGCATCAGTTGATACTGTAGGACCTGCCTTAAGCAAAATAGCAGCAGCTTACAAAGGCAAAGAGGAAGAACTTCTTAAATTCCTCAAAGGTGAAGCAAAACCAATAGTTGATCCTGCTAAATTTGCTGTTATGCAACCAAATCTCAATACAACAAAAGCTATGTCTGACGAAGAAAGAAAAGCACTGGCAGATTTCATACTCAGTCATTAA